CTCGGCCTCGCCGTGCTGGTGTTCGCGCTGGCGGCTGCGGGCGGCTTCGCGTGGTGGGCCAATCACCCGGTGTCGCTTGGCAGGTCGCCGGTGGAAGTGGTGATCAAGCCCAATTCCGGCGTGGCCAGCGTCGGCCGGCAGATCCAGCGCGGCGGCGTGGGCATGGACCCGCGGCTGTTCGTGCTGCTGGCGCGGCTGACCGGCCGCGGCGCGGACCTCAAGGCCGGCGGCTATGCATTCGAAACCGGCGCGACGCCGCTGTCGATCCTCGGCAAGCTCGCCCGCGGCGAGGTCACGCACTACGTGGTCACGGTGATCGAGGGCTGGGAATTCCGCAAGATGCGCGCGGCGGTCGACGCCAGCCCGGCGCTGCGACACGACACCCGCGGCATGTCCGACGCCGAACTGATGAAAGCCATCGGCGCGCCCGAGGCTTCGCCCGAGGGGCTGTTCTTTCCCGACACCTACCTGTTCGCGCGCGGCAGCAGCGACCTCGAGCTGTACAAGCACGCCTACCGCGCCATGCAGCGGCGCCTCAACGAGGCCTGGAACGCGCGCTCGCCCGACCTGCCGTACAAGACTCCGTATGAGGCCCTGGTGATGGCGTCGATCGTCGAAAAGGAGACCGGCCAGGCCGCCGAGCGCCCGATGATCGCCGCGGTGTTTATCAACCGGCTGCGCAAGAACATGCTGCTGCAGACCGACCCGACCGTGATCTACGGCCTGGGCGAGGCCTTCGACGGCGACCTGCGCAAGCGCGACCTGCAGACGGACACCCCGTACAATACCTACACCCGCACCGGCCTGCCGCCGACGCCCATCGCGCTTCCGGGGCTGGCCTCGCTGGCCGCGGCGACCACGCCGGCGCCGTCCGACGCACTGTACTTCGTCGCCCGCGGCGACGGCAGCAGCCATTTCTCCAACTCGCTACCCGAACACAACCGCGCGGTCGACAAGTACCAGCGCGGCAAATAGGCATTCCATGCGCGGAAAATTCATTACCTTCGAGGGCATCGACGGCGCCGGCAAGAGCACCCATATCGACTGGGTTGCCGACCGCCTGCGCGCGCGCGCCGACATCGCCGGTGTCGTCACCACGCGCGAGCCCGGCGGCACGTCGCTCGGCGAAGACCTGCGCCAGATCCTGCTGCACCGCAAGATGCACCTGGAGACCGAGGCGCTGCTGATGTTCGCGGCGCGCAGGGAGCATATCGCCGAAGTCATCGCCCCGGCGCTGGAGCGTGGCAAGTGGGTCATTTCCGACCGCTTCACCGACGCCACTTTCGCTTACCAGGGCGGCGGCAGGGGCCTGGCCACGGAGCGGCTCGAGGTGCTGGAGAACTGGGTCCAGGGCAGCCTGCAGCCGGACCTGACACTGCTGTTCGACGTGCCGCTGGAGACCGCCAGCGCCCGCCTGGCCGCCGCGCGCACGCCGGACAAGTTCGAGGCGGAATCGCGTGCGTTCTTCCAGCGCACCCGCGACGAGTATCTGCGCCGCGCCGCGCAGTCGCCACACCGCTTCCGCGTCATCGACGCCACCCGCAGCATTGCCGATATTCGCGACGAACTTGAAAAGATCCTCGCAACGATCTGATTCACCAGCATTTTTATCCGACCTCACGGCAATATTCGGCCAGTACTCGAAGTTGGACCGCTAACCTGTTGATTGACATGCTCTATCCCTGGCAGAAAGAAGACTGGCAACGGCTGGGCGCGCTGCGCGAGCGGCTGCCGCATGCCTTGCTGATCCACGGCCAGCAAGGCATCGGCAAGCGCGACCTGGCGTTGCATTTCGCCCAGGGGCTGCTGTGCGAGGCGCCGCTGGCGGATGGACAGCCGTGCGGCCAGTGCGCCGCCTGCCACTGGTTCAGCCAGGGCAACCATCCGGATTTCACGGTGGTGCGGCCCGAGGCTCTCGACGCCTCGGCCGAGGCCGAAACCGACGACGGCGGCAAGAAGAAGGCGCCCAGCAAGATCATCCGCATGGAGCAGGTGCGCGCGCTGATCGAGGCCGTGGGGGTGGGCACGCACCGCGCCGGGCTGCGCGTGGTAGTGGTCTATCCGCTCGACGCGCTGCAGGCCGAAGGCGCCAATGCCTTGCTGAAGACGCTGGAAGAACCGCCGCCATCCACTGTTTTCCTGCTGGTGACCGACCGGCTGGACCGCATCCTGCCGACCATCCTGTCGCGCTGCCGCCAGTTTTCGGCGCAGCGGCCCACGACTGAGGCCGCGCTGGCATGGCTGGGCGGCCAGGGCGTGGCCGATGCCGAGGCCCAGCTGGCGCTGGCCGGCGGCGCGCCGCTGACCGCGCTGCACGCCGCCGAGGCCGAAGAGCAGCCGCTGCAGCGCTGGCTGGTCGGCCAGCTCGGTGCCGCGGCCGCCTTCGATGCCACCGCGGCGGCCGAGCAACTGCAGAAGCTGCCGGTGCCCGCCGTGCTTGGCATCCTGCAACGCTGGACGTACGATCTGCTGGCACTGCGCCTGGATAGCGGCGCCGCGCCGCGGTACTTTCCGCGGGAGCGCGCCGCGCTGGTGCGGTGCGCCGGTGCCACCGATGCGCGCGGCCTGCAGGCGTTTGCCGCGCGCCTGAACGCACACCGCCGCAGCGAGAACCATCCGCTGGCGGCACGGCTGGTAATGGAAGCGGTATTCCTGGAGTACCGGCAACTGTTCCGCTAGGGCGGCAGCGGCCGGGCCCGAACCATAACAACAAGCAGCATCGTCATTGTCAGGGGGTCATCCATGAACACGGCAGTCGCCGGCACTGCGCCGGCCGAGGCGGGGGTTGGCAACACAGCGGGCAACACAGCGGGCAACACAGCGGGCGGCCCGGCGGGCAGCGGGGCGGCGTCGCGCCCCAATGTGCTGTCCCTGTCGATCAAGGACCAGGCCGGACTGTACGCGGCCTATATGCCGTTCCTGGCGCGCGGCGGCATCTTCGTGCCATCGAACCGGCCGTTCCGGCTGGGCGAGCAGGTGTTCCTGGTATTGTCGCTGCTGGACCGGCCGCAGAAGTACCAGATCGCGGGCCACGTGGCCTGGATCACGCCCGCGGGCACGCCGATGAAGACACCCGGCGTCGGCGTCCACCTGCCCGACGACGACAACGGGCGCAACCTGCGCCGCGCGGTGGAGGAAATCCTGGGCAAGATGCTGGAGTCCGGGCGCCCCACTCAAACCTTATGAAGATTGCGAGGTATATCTCGCAATATATTGATTTTTAATGAATTTCTCGCTACGCATTGCCGAGCCTCGCGACCTGCCGGGCATCGTTGCCATTTACAACAGCACCGTCGCTTCGCGCATGGTCACCGCCGACACCGAGCCGGTCACGGTGGCCTCGCGCCAGGCCTGGTTCGATGCCCACCAGCCCGGGCGCCGGCCGCTCTGGGTGTGCGAGGGCGCTGACGGCGCCATGGCCGGCTGGATGAGCTTTTCCGATTTCTACGGGCGCCCGGCCTATGGCGCCACCGCCGAAGTGTCGATCTACCTGGACACCCGGCACCGTGGGCAGGGACTGGGGCGCTACCTGCTGCAGCAGGCCATCGACCAGGCGCCCGCGGTCGGCGTGAACACGCTGCTCGGCTTTATCTTCGGCCACAACGCCCCCAGCCTCGGCCTGTTCGCGGCGCTGGGCTTCACGCGCTGGGGCGACCTGCCGCGCGTTGCCGTGCTCGACGGCGTCGAGCGCGACCTGATCATCGTCGGCCGCCGCGTGGATGCGGCTTGAACTCCGCCTGAACGCCGCACCTGAGATTTCCCATGTTTGTCGATTCCCACTGCCATATCGATTTCCCCGAACTGGCCGCGCGCCTGCCGGAGCTGCTGGACAACATGCGCGCCAACCAGGTCACGCATGCGCTGTGCATCTCGGTCACGCTGGAAGACTTCCCGCGCGTGCTGGCGCTGGCCGAGCAGCATCCCAACCTGTATGCGTCGGTCGGCGTGCATCCGGACTATGAAGAGGGCGAAGATCCGACGCTGGAGCGGCTGGTGGCGCTGTCCGCCCATCCGCGCGTGGTCGGCACCGGCGAGACGGGGCTGGACTACTACCGGCTGAACGGCCGCAGCATTGCCGACATGGAATGGCAGCGCGAACGCTTCCGCACCCATATCCGCGCCGCGCGCCAGACCGGCAAGCCGCTGATCATCCATACCCGCTCGTCCGCCGACGACACGCTGCGCCTGATGCGCGAGGAAAGCGCGGGCGAGGCCGGCGGCGTGATGCACTGCTTTACCGAAACCTGGGATGTCGCCCGCCAGGCGCTGGACCAGGGCTTCCATATCTCGTTTTCGGGCATCGTCACCTTCAAGAGCGCGGCGGACCTGCAGGAGACCGTGCGCAAGGTGCCGCTGGACCGCATGCTGATCGAGACCGATTCCCCTTACCTCGCCCCGGTGCCGTACCGGGGCAAGACCAACGAGCCGGCCTGGGTGCGCCATGTGGGCGAGTTCATTGCGCAGCTGCGCGGGCTGCCGGTGGCACAGGTGGCGGAACAGACGACGGAAAATTTCTTCAACTTATTCAAGCACATTGACAGGAAATCTCATGTTTGACATGAAGTTTGTCCGCCGTGCCGCCGGCGCTGTCGCGCTGGCCGCCGCCACGCTCGTCCAGGCCGCGCCGGCCGACGACATGCGCAAGGCGGTGGAATTCGACGACGCCAACACCGTCAAGAAGCTGCTGGCCAAGGGCGTCGATCCCAACGTGGTCGACAACCGCGGCAATCCGGCCCTGGTGCTGGCGCTGCGCGAGAAGTCGCTGAAGGCCGCCACGGTGCTGATCCGCGCCAAGGACATCGATTTCGACAAGGCCAACCCGGCCGGCGAAACCCCCCTGATGATGGCCGCGCTGCAGGGCCAGCTCGACATGGTCAAGCTGATGGTCGACGACATGGAGGCCGAGATCAACAAGACCGGCTGGGCCCCGCTGCACTATGCCGCCACCAACGGCCACAACGACGTGGTCAAGTACCTGGTCGACCATGCCGCGTATATCGACGCCGAAAGCCCCAACGGCACCACGCCGCTGATGATGGCCGCGCGCGGCGGCCATATCGAGACCGTCAAGCTGCTGCTGGACGAAGGCGCCGACATGCGCCTGAAGAACCAGCAGGGCATGACCGTGATCGACTTTGCCGAGCGCTACAACCAGGCCGAGATCGCCAGCGGCCTGAAAGCGCGCTGGCAGAAGCTGTACCCGCAGACCCCGATTGTGCCGGCGCCGCCGCTGAAGCCGCCCGTCGCCGAGCCCGGCGGCCAGCGCCCCGCGGCGCCGCAGAGCAAGGGCTGGTAAGCCGGCGCGATGGCCAGCGGTTCGCGCCTGCGCCAGTGGGCGCGCGGGCTCAAGGGCAGCCTGCTGATGCTGTGGTTCTGCAGCCGCCATCCCGGCACGCCGTGGGCGGCGCGGGTGCTGGGCGCGCTGGTGGTGGCCTATGCCTTCAGCCCGATCGACCTGATCCCGGATTTCATCCCGGTGCTGGGCTATCTGGATGACGTGCTGCTGGTGCCGCTGGGGATCTGGCTCACGCTGCGGATGATTCCCGCCACGGTCAAGGACGAATGCCGCGGCCGTGCCGAGGCGTGGCAGGCCACCCATGCGCAGCGGCCGCGCAATCGCGCGGCCGCCGTGGTCATCGTGCTGGTGTGGGTGGCGCTGGCGTGGCTGGCCTGGCGCTGGCTGGCACCATACTGGACCCGGCCCTAGACGTCGTCGG
The window above is part of the Cupriavidus taiwanensis LMG 19424 genome. Proteins encoded here:
- a CDS encoding PilZ domain-containing protein is translated as MNTAVAGTAPAEAGVGNTAGNTAGNTAGGPAGSGAASRPNVLSLSIKDQAGLYAAYMPFLARGGIFVPSNRPFRLGEQVFLVLSLLDRPQKYQIAGHVAWITPAGTPMKTPGVGVHLPDDDNGRNLRRAVEEILGKMLESGRPTQTL
- the tmk gene encoding dTMP kinase; its protein translation is MRGKFITFEGIDGAGKSTHIDWVADRLRARADIAGVVTTREPGGTSLGEDLRQILLHRKMHLETEALLMFAARREHIAEVIAPALERGKWVISDRFTDATFAYQGGGRGLATERLEVLENWVQGSLQPDLTLLFDVPLETASARLAAARTPDKFEAESRAFFQRTRDEYLRRAAQSPHRFRVIDATRSIADIRDELEKILATI
- a CDS encoding TatD family hydrolase, which translates into the protein MFVDSHCHIDFPELAARLPELLDNMRANQVTHALCISVTLEDFPRVLALAEQHPNLYASVGVHPDYEEGEDPTLERLVALSAHPRVVGTGETGLDYYRLNGRSIADMEWQRERFRTHIRAARQTGKPLIIHTRSSADDTLRLMREESAGEAGGVMHCFTETWDVARQALDQGFHISFSGIVTFKSAADLQETVRKVPLDRMLIETDSPYLAPVPYRGKTNEPAWVRHVGEFIAQLRGLPVAQVAEQTTENFFNLFKHIDRKSHV
- a CDS encoding DNA polymerase III subunit delta', whose amino-acid sequence is MLYPWQKEDWQRLGALRERLPHALLIHGQQGIGKRDLALHFAQGLLCEAPLADGQPCGQCAACHWFSQGNHPDFTVVRPEALDASAEAETDDGGKKKAPSKIIRMEQVRALIEAVGVGTHRAGLRVVVVYPLDALQAEGANALLKTLEEPPPSTVFLLVTDRLDRILPTILSRCRQFSAQRPTTEAALAWLGGQGVADAEAQLALAGGAPLTALHAAEAEEQPLQRWLVGQLGAAAAFDATAAAEQLQKLPVPAVLGILQRWTYDLLALRLDSGAAPRYFPRERAALVRCAGATDARGLQAFAARLNAHRRSENHPLAARLVMEAVFLEYRQLFR
- a CDS encoding YkvA family protein, which codes for MASGSRLRQWARGLKGSLLMLWFCSRHPGTPWAARVLGALVVAYAFSPIDLIPDFIPVLGYLDDVLLVPLGIWLTLRMIPATVKDECRGRAEAWQATHAQRPRNRAAAVVIVLVWVALAWLAWRWLAPYWTRP
- a CDS encoding GNAT family N-acetyltransferase — encoded protein: MNFSLRIAEPRDLPGIVAIYNSTVASRMVTADTEPVTVASRQAWFDAHQPGRRPLWVCEGADGAMAGWMSFSDFYGRPAYGATAEVSIYLDTRHRGQGLGRYLLQQAIDQAPAVGVNTLLGFIFGHNAPSLGLFAALGFTRWGDLPRVAVLDGVERDLIIVGRRVDAA
- a CDS encoding ankyrin repeat domain-containing protein; amino-acid sequence: MFDMKFVRRAAGAVALAAATLVQAAPADDMRKAVEFDDANTVKKLLAKGVDPNVVDNRGNPALVLALREKSLKAATVLIRAKDIDFDKANPAGETPLMMAALQGQLDMVKLMVDDMEAEINKTGWAPLHYAATNGHNDVVKYLVDHAAYIDAESPNGTTPLMMAARGGHIETVKLLLDEGADMRLKNQQGMTVIDFAERYNQAEIASGLKARWQKLYPQTPIVPAPPLKPPVAEPGGQRPAAPQSKGW
- the mltG gene encoding endolytic transglycosylase MltG → MKRLFLGLGLAVLVFALAAAGGFAWWANHPVSLGRSPVEVVIKPNSGVASVGRQIQRGGVGMDPRLFVLLARLTGRGADLKAGGYAFETGATPLSILGKLARGEVTHYVVTVIEGWEFRKMRAAVDASPALRHDTRGMSDAELMKAIGAPEASPEGLFFPDTYLFARGSSDLELYKHAYRAMQRRLNEAWNARSPDLPYKTPYEALVMASIVEKETGQAAERPMIAAVFINRLRKNMLLQTDPTVIYGLGEAFDGDLRKRDLQTDTPYNTYTRTGLPPTPIALPGLASLAAATTPAPSDALYFVARGDGSSHFSNSLPEHNRAVDKYQRGK